TGAAACGGTGTGTCACTTGCCCTCTCCCTTCGTTAAAGAAGCGTTCATAAATTACGTTCACCCGAACGttttataataacagtatttctgctGCCAGATGATCGAACAACCCGCTCATTATGAATCGGTAAGGTTATACGTCGAAATGAATCTTTTTCGATTCTGAATGCGACCATAACCTAACCTGTtccggcttttcggcgggaaacgggaacgggacagttgctttcttcattgagtaatctaaataattaatacgaagtggtgttttgtggttagttggaagacattcgcgagtgttattatattggagtattcaataaacaaagtgtatctgcctattttcgcttcgtgccgggaagccgcttcataactcaaaagtttatgcggacttttgagttaattcgtttggggttcggagtaggagtctactccgagggtgggggcttaggtttcatcatcatcacctttcatcatttcattaatcatcaagaaaaaaatacgtcagacatggctgtatgggcatagttccctttgccttacccttcggggaaaaccaaaacaaaaaaaaaactaacctgttcctgtcatgtcatgtcattcgTTTCTTTTCCACTTCCAATTTATATTGTAATAGTttggttatttgttttattaaataatttattcatcgAGTTTTGTGAAACTTGTGGGGCCGGGCGGATTAAAATATGGAACCTCAAACTAGTCGCAAAGACTACTTAAACCACCAGTATTCTGGCCCCCGGAAAAATCGAAAACGAAGCCAAGCACAAATGAAACGTTATCATGGAGAAATAAAAAGGTAAGTGCAATGCAGTGATCACTTGTGCAGTACAGTGAAGTGCTTGTGCTTGTATTGTGCTGAATAAGATACGAGCGCTTGGAGCACGCGTCGTGACCGTGCTTTACGTAACGCACGACCTTagatttttgaaaattgtaCATCTCTTCGTTACTTTTACAGCCGTAGCGACGTATggtgcaagaaaaaaaaactaaatgacGAAAACGACGTGCCTTCAAACAAATCTGTGTAAGGGAAaaacttaactttatttttatattttataagtatttttaacattttctcttttgtaactttcaCTCTATTAATTTTAGAGCAAATAATACTCTCAAAACCTACagtggaagtaaaaaaaaaaatcttgtggAAGCAAATTTTACTGACACTCAGCAAAGAACTGAGAAAGAGCCCCCCCGATCAAAACCTTTGGAGGTAAATTGGCCACTGATTGATCCCACTGTTAAAAGCCACGAGTTAACTGTGGAATATGCACCAGATAGTTTGGGTAGTCTGTCTGGTAACAGGTTTGTTGATCTACCACATGTCCTTATGTGGGCTTTCAAACTTGAGAGACACCGTTCGCAATGTGGTGGTAGCAGCATAGTCTTTGTTGAGGAGTTTAGAAATGGTTTCAACAGTATGTTTACTTTCCAATGCAGTATGTGTGAGAAACAATTTAGATACTGCAATGAAAAAGATGAAAATCTTAACAAAGCGTTTGTTTGGGGGACATTAACAGCTGGAAGCTATTATGCACAGGCTGCACACATCACCAACTTGATGGATATACCTACAATATCAGCTTCCAAATTCCGAGAGACAGAAAAATTATTAGGTGAAGTTTGGAAAGATGAACTAACTGAGGAGATCCAAAAAAATGGAGAAAGAGAAAAGGCTATTGCtatgcaaaaaaataatgtagatgcAAATGGTATTCCATACATAACAGTGTATGTGGATGGAGGCTGGCCTAAACGATCATATGGCCATGATTATAGCTCTCCATCAGGCATGGTAAGTTTGTTTCTGAAAATACAgatattttgtaagtataacAGCTATAAAGTTTGTTACTAATATCTTTTGTTTATCCAGTAAATTCTGTTTGTAagcattatttataaaatttaatttttttaggcCTGCATTATTGGAAAAGAGACCAAGAAATGCTTATTCTTAggcataaaaaacaaatattgttaCCACTGTcacatttatgaaaaaaaaaagaacaagtttCGGAGCATATGTGTTTCAAGAACTACGAAGGACCATCTACGGGAATGGAGGCGGACATCCTAGTAGAAGGGTTTGAGAGGAGTCAAGAGATGCATggtgtaaaatatttaatatttataggaGATGGAGATTCATCTGTGTATGCACAATTAAGAGAAAAGGTTTCATATGGgacccaaataaaaaaaattgaatgtaAAAACCATGTGATTAAGAATTACACTGGAGCATTGTACAAGGTAAAATaccaatgaaaataaaatacaatcattCTGCCTTACCAATTTCTCATAAGTTTTTTAATCTTAGTGCACTTAGTTCGAAACACAGTCAATAACCTTCAATCTCAGTAGATCCATTCTCCAGATCCATCATAGATCTAGTGTGAATTTTTTTTCTTAGTATATCTATTTTATGTTAAACTTGATCTAATGATAAATTAATTGACCatgtaaactttatatttactaaggtatgcatgtatgcatgctagattgaaatcATCTATCTTACGtgctttagattttttcatacaaatgctttttcccaataactcccgtttccgatatcctgttgcaactaagctttaagtttacaaaggtacctgcatgccgtTTAGGCTGTTCGTTAATATGTCAGCTAgttagtcagtcagtttctccttttatatatttagataaccttttatttcagattataGGAAATACAAAGTTACCATTATTTGGCCGGAAGATTCTCAAGccaaaattacaaaaacttacagcGGTTTCAAGAAAGATAATTATGGAAGCTGATCATAATTCAATGAGAGAGGATCTCAAAAATGGCCCATCTCATGTATTTGGCTGCCACCAAGATTGTAAGGCATATTATTGTCGATTCTGCCAGAACAGTGATGAAAAAGACACAAATTCTTTAGACGACCTTAAAACTAAGGCACCTGCAGTTTGGGCCCACATTTGTGCAGCAAACGAGGCAGTCATGTCAAAATGCCATCGACTATCAAACAACACAACAAATGTTGTTGAAAATTTCATGAGTGTTGTCAGCAAATTTGTCTGCGGGAAAAGATTGAGTCTGTACAAGGGTGGCTCATATCAGCGAAGAGTATATATTGCTGGTAAgaatatgttatgtaattattgcatttgttcaattcattttctatattattcacagtatatatatttatttatatacatacatactttatccacacacaatattttttatactcaCATAATATTATACGCCTTCAAGGCACTATGGGATAAAAGACTTAGAAAATTTTtaaggatattttttataacaggtCTCTCGCACTCTCGTGGTCAGAAATGGCACACAAATGCTTGGAAGAAACATATAAGAAGTAGCCCTGgacaaacttttaaaaagtaCATTGCCCAGTCGGAAAAGTCCAAGGAAAGGCGCAAAAAATACATTCGCAGGCGACTTTTTGCGCCTAAACCCAAAACTGACCACAATTATGGTCCAAACGCCAAAGATGTAGATGAGTCAGTTTTAGGGAAAGATCTAAAGGAAGCGTGTCTTCTAAAACTGAAAGACTTCGAAACGACAAtagatcaaataaaatatattgaaagTGCAACAATTGGACAACACGATAATGATGTCTACACTACATATAGATGCGACAGGCTTACCGCTAGTCAGTTCGGAATGGTAAATTCAATTATTAGTATAAATACTTTCCCATGTGGAGCAGAGTcagagttaaaaaaaaaactatgatttatgtaattttaacttTGTTGCAGATATGCAAGCGAAAATCTACAACACCATGCCATAACCAAGTGGAGagtgttttatataaaaacaatatcttGACCAATGACATGGCCTACGGCCAAAACCATGAATCAGTGGCCAGAACCTTGTTCATAGAAAAAATGAACAAAGCCGTACGGCCTGCTGGGTTATATATTGATGAAGAATTTGGTTTTCTTGGAGCTAGCCCAGATGGTATGTGATACTATATGATATTACCTACATATGCCTTCACgtatacattattaatgtgtCCATAGTTATCTATATGATAGTATTATTTATATGATTTTATGTATTTCAGGAgtaatagaagaagaaaattctattttggaaataaaatgttttccttcattggCTCGCAACAATCAAGACATTTTTTCTGCGGCCAAAGATCGTAAAAACTTTCCCCTTTTGGTTGATGACACTGGtgcattacaaataaataaaaaacacaactaTTACTATCAggtatattgtaattattatagcAGATATAATACTgcttgtaataatataatattttttacaaaaacgggTGTTCTGATTGCAGATCCAGGGTCAACTGCGGGTTTCAAAAATGATGAAATGTTACTTCATTGGCTATGTTTCTCCAAGTTTTGACATCACAGTGTTGGAAGTACAGCGTGAcgaaaatttcattaaaaatatgatgccaaaattagtaacattttataaaaattgtattttgCCAGAGGTAGTACTTCGAAgagtaacaaaaaaacaaaaatgtattgatATTTCAATTATGTGgtagcaattattttattactacttTGTGAACAAGCGCGCTGTTTGCTTTGCATTGTATAAAGTAGTGACAATCAGAAAGAGATAAATATTATATCCTAATCTGAATAAACGAAATCTGAATCTTACTTCAAATATCAATAATTTTCGTTAGCCTGTTTGATATTGccgtttgtaaataaataacataaaataacaatataacttACTGCAAACTTAactggttttctttttatatgtacttacttatcaggaaaaactagatttcgcgtggttcgctcgcagcaagctgctcgcgtgtcttgttttcccgccatttttttaccgcgatagaatttgaccaagatttaaataggtcttgtgaagaaagaatcgttccaggtgcgatagttgcgccaggccgtagggtctctccctgatgcggagcagtttttgaaaaccttgaagtatactcgtactctagatgacgttccgatcacacccctatacatcaatcttacctctcagacattttctggaaaaacaaaattttgtatggcggccatcttgtttttccgccattttgatattttaccaccagagaatagatttgaccaagatttaaataggttttgtgaaaaaacaatcgttccaggtgcgatagttttgtcaggccgtagggtgtctccctgatgcggagcaggttttcaagatcgagaagtatttccatactcaacaatacgttccgattacacccccatacacagtttttactcacgagacattttctggaaaaataaaattttgtatggcggccatcttgtttttccgccattttgattttttttttcaccggcgattgaatttgaccaagatttaaataggtattgtgaaaactaaaaagttccaggtgcgatagtttcaccaggccgtagggtgtctccctgatgcggagcagtttctgaagatcaggaagtatttacatactcaacatgacattccgattacaccccaatacattgtttttgcctccgagacattttctagaaaaacaaaattttgtatggcggccattttgtttttccgccattttgatttttttttcaccggcgattgaatttgaccaagatttaaataggttttgcgaaaaaaaattgatccaggtataatagttgcgccagactgtagggtgtctccctgatgcggagcagttttccaagatctggaagttttcc
This sequence is a window from Pectinophora gossypiella chromosome 14, ilPecGoss1.1, whole genome shotgun sequence. Protein-coding genes within it:
- the LOC126372468 gene encoding uncharacterized protein LOC126372468 isoform X2; the encoded protein is MCFKNYEGPSTGMEADILVEGFERSQEMHGVKYLIFIGDGDSSVYAQLREKVSYGTQIKKIECKNHVIKNYTGALYKIIGNTKLPLFGRKILKPKLQKLTAVSRKIIMEADHNSMREDLKNGPSHVFGCHQDCKAYYCRFCQNSDEKDTNSLDDLKTKAPAVWAHICAANEAVMSKCHRLSNNTTNVVENFMSVVSKFVCGKRLSLYKGGSYQRRVYIAGLSHSRGQKWHTNAWKKHIRSSPGQTFKKYIAQSEKSKERRKKYIRRRLFAPKPKTDHNYGPNAKDVDESVLGKDLKEACLLKLKDFETTIDQIKYIESATIGQHDNDVYTTYRCDRLTASQFGMICKRKSTTPCHNQVESVLYKNNILTNDMAYGQNHESVARTLFIEKMNKAVRPAGLYIDEEFGFLGASPDGVIEEENSILEIKCFPSLARNNQDIFSAAKDRKNFPLLVDDTGALQINKKHNYYYQIQGQLRVSKMMKCYFIGYVSPSFDITVLEVQRDENFIKNMMPKLVTFYKNCILPEVVLRRVTKKQKCIDISIMW
- the LOC126372468 gene encoding uncharacterized protein LOC126372468 isoform X1 gives rise to the protein MCFKNYEGPSTGMEADILVEGFERSQEMHGVKYLIFIGDGDSSVYAQLREKVSYGTQIKKIECKNHVIKNYTGALYKIIGNTKLPLFGRKILKPKLQKLTAVSRKIIMEADHNSMREDLKNGPSHVFGCHQDCKAYYCRFCQNSDEKDTNSLDDLKTKAPAVWAHICAANEAVMSKCHRLSNNTTNVVENFMSVVSKFVCGKRLSLYKGGSYQRRVYIAGKNMLCNYCICSIHFLYYSQYIYLFIYIHTLSTHNIFYTHIILYAFKALWDKRLRKFLRIFFITGLSHSRGQKWHTNAWKKHIRSSPGQTFKKYIAQSEKSKERRKKYIRRRLFAPKPKTDHNYGPNAKDVDESVLGKDLKEACLLKLKDFETTIDQIKYIESATIGQHDNDVYTTYRCDRLTASQFGMICKRKSTTPCHNQVESVLYKNNILTNDMAYGQNHESVARTLFIEKMNKAVRPAGLYIDEEFGFLGASPDGVIEEENSILEIKCFPSLARNNQDIFSAAKDRKNFPLLVDDTGALQINKKHNYYYQIQGQLRVSKMMKCYFIGYVSPSFDITVLEVQRDENFIKNMMPKLVTFYKNCILPEVVLRRVTKKQKCIDISIMW